Proteins encoded in a region of the Prunus persica cultivar Lovell chromosome G4, Prunus_persica_NCBIv2, whole genome shotgun sequence genome:
- the LOC18778718 gene encoding BTB/POZ domain-containing protein At5g47800 isoform X1: MKFMKIGTKPDTFCTEEATRTVISDVPSDLLIQINNISYLLHKLQFPLVPKCGLLQRLCSDSGDSEKVSIELHDIPGGEDAFELCAKFCYGITINLSAYNFVPAFCAAKFLRMTESLEKGNFVPKLEAFFNSCILEGWKDSITTLETTVKLPEWSENLGIIRKCIDSIVEKILTPPAKVSWSYTYTRPGYSKKQHHSVPKDWWTEDISDLDVDLFRCIITAVASTYMLPPQLIGEALHVYACRWLPDTTRPPPQTDEQFVEKNRRIVDTIVSMIPGDKRAVCVGFLLRLLIVANYLGVSPVTKTELLRRSSLQLQEATVNDLISPSHSPTDPEFYDIDLVVAVLQSFLVLWRRQSPAAASASESNGSSAQFLGTMRKVGKLIDSYLQVVARDANMPVSKLVSLAEALPDIAREDHDDIYKAINIYLKEHGDLSKADKKRLCRILDCQKLSPEVRAHAVKNERLPLRTVVQVLFFEQDRDRASNSKAAATHDHHHKHKLLPLMPSQSQSQELFSTGKQTVPTSRELDIHNGHGHGHGKLKLGAADHHDKFTSSRGDHSTRRTNVAGKKDYPLHLQTKRSDGKFPVGTERKIVSSTEIQDQVEHQLETGSGSKLDAKKMIQRGSRSDHGRDKGKDR, translated from the exons ATGAAGTTTATGAAAATTGGGACCAAGCCGGACACCTTCTGCACAGAAGAAGCCACCAG GACTGTGATTTCAGATGTACCAAGCGACCTTCTCATACAAATTAACAACATCAGTTATCTTCTCCATAAG TTGCAGTTTCCACTTGTTCCAAAATGTGGCCTCTTACAACGGCTTTGCTCTGACTCTGGTGATTCTGAAAAGGTCAGCATAGAGCTTCACGATATTCCAGGAGGTGAAGACGCTTTCGAACTGTGTGCTAAGTTCTGTTATGGAATTACGATTAACCTCAGTGCGTATAACTTTGTACCTGCATTTTGTGCTGCTAAGTTCCTTCGAATGACTGAGTCATTAGAGAAGGGAAATTTTGTTCCAAAACTCGAGGCTTTCTTCAATTCGTGCATTCTTGAAGGTTGGAAGGACTCCATTACCACACTAGAAACCACAGTAAAGTTGCCAGAGTGGTCTGAGAATCTTGGAATCATCAGAAAGTGCATTGATTCAATTGTTGAAAAAATCCTTACACCTCCAGCAAAG GTCTCATGGTCCTACACTTATACTAGACCTGGTTACAGCAAAAAGCAACACCATTCTGTTCCAAAGGATTGGTGGACAGAGGATATATCAGACCTTGATGTAGACCTGTTTCGGTGTATAATTACTGCTGTTGCATCAACGTACATGCTGCCACCGCAGCTCATTGGTGAAGCTTTGCACGTCTATGCTTGTCGTTGGCTGCCAGACACCACGAGACCGCCTCCACAAACAGATGAGCAATTTGTGGAGAAGAATCGAAGAATTGTTGATACCATTGTCAGTATGATTCCTGGAGATAAGAGAGCAGTTTGTGTTGGATTCTTGCTAAGGCTTCTTATAGTTGCAAATTACTTAGGAGTGTCTCCAGTGACAAAGACAGAACTATTAAGGAGGTCCAGTCTACAACTCCAAGAGGCAACAGTGAATGACCTGATTTCTCCATCACACTCGCCCACTGACCCAGAATTTTACGATATTGACTTGGTTGTGGCAGTTTTACAAAGTTTCTTGGTGCTGTGGAGAAGACAATCCCCTGCagctgcttctgcttctgaATCAAACGGCAGCAGCGCCCAGTTTTTGGGAACAATGAGAAAGGTTGGGAAGCTCATCGATTCTTACCTTCAAGTCGTTGCCAGGGATGCCAACATGCCAGTTTCAAAACTGGTATCTCTGGCCGAAGCTTTGCCAGATATTGCAAGGGAAGACCATGACGACATTTACAAGGCTATTAACATTTATCTAAAG GAGCATGGTGATCTGAGCAAGGCAGACAAGAAGCGCCTCTGCCGCATTTTAGACTGCCAGAAGTTGTCGCCCGAGGTACGCGCTCATGCTGTGAAAAATGAGCGGCTACCATTGAGGACTGTTGTGCAAGTCCTCTTCTTTGAACAAGACAGAGACAGAGCTTCCAACTCCAAGGCAGCAGCAACTCATGATCATCATCATAAACATAAACTACTGCCACTTATGCCCTCCCAGTCCCAGTCCCAGGAGCTCTTTTCCACAGGAAAACAAACAGTTCCAACTAGCAGAGAATTAGATATTCATAATGGTCATGGTCATGGACATGGTAAGCTAAAACTGGGAGCAGCAGATCATCATGATAAATTCACTAGTAGTAGAGGGGATCACAGCACAAGAAGAACCAATGTTGCTGGAAAGAAAGATTATCCGCTGCATTTGCAAACAAAAAGATCAGATGGAAAGTTTCCCGTGGGAACCGAAAGAAAGATTGTTAGCTCAACAGAAATACAAGACCAAGTAGAACATCAACTAGAAACGGGATCTGGGAGCAAGTTGGATGCTAAGAAGATGATACAAAGGGGAAGTAGATCGGACCATGGCCGCGACAAAGGCAAAGATAGATAG
- the LOC18778718 gene encoding BTB/POZ domain-containing protein At5g47800 isoform X2 yields MKFMKIGTKPDTFCTEEATRTVISDVPSDLLIQINNISYLLHKFPLVPKCGLLQRLCSDSGDSEKVSIELHDIPGGEDAFELCAKFCYGITINLSAYNFVPAFCAAKFLRMTESLEKGNFVPKLEAFFNSCILEGWKDSITTLETTVKLPEWSENLGIIRKCIDSIVEKILTPPAKVSWSYTYTRPGYSKKQHHSVPKDWWTEDISDLDVDLFRCIITAVASTYMLPPQLIGEALHVYACRWLPDTTRPPPQTDEQFVEKNRRIVDTIVSMIPGDKRAVCVGFLLRLLIVANYLGVSPVTKTELLRRSSLQLQEATVNDLISPSHSPTDPEFYDIDLVVAVLQSFLVLWRRQSPAAASASESNGSSAQFLGTMRKVGKLIDSYLQVVARDANMPVSKLVSLAEALPDIAREDHDDIYKAINIYLKEHGDLSKADKKRLCRILDCQKLSPEVRAHAVKNERLPLRTVVQVLFFEQDRDRASNSKAAATHDHHHKHKLLPLMPSQSQSQELFSTGKQTVPTSRELDIHNGHGHGHGKLKLGAADHHDKFTSSRGDHSTRRTNVAGKKDYPLHLQTKRSDGKFPVGTERKIVSSTEIQDQVEHQLETGSGSKLDAKKMIQRGSRSDHGRDKGKDR; encoded by the exons ATGAAGTTTATGAAAATTGGGACCAAGCCGGACACCTTCTGCACAGAAGAAGCCACCAG GACTGTGATTTCAGATGTACCAAGCGACCTTCTCATACAAATTAACAACATCAGTTATCTTCTCCATAAG TTTCCACTTGTTCCAAAATGTGGCCTCTTACAACGGCTTTGCTCTGACTCTGGTGATTCTGAAAAGGTCAGCATAGAGCTTCACGATATTCCAGGAGGTGAAGACGCTTTCGAACTGTGTGCTAAGTTCTGTTATGGAATTACGATTAACCTCAGTGCGTATAACTTTGTACCTGCATTTTGTGCTGCTAAGTTCCTTCGAATGACTGAGTCATTAGAGAAGGGAAATTTTGTTCCAAAACTCGAGGCTTTCTTCAATTCGTGCATTCTTGAAGGTTGGAAGGACTCCATTACCACACTAGAAACCACAGTAAAGTTGCCAGAGTGGTCTGAGAATCTTGGAATCATCAGAAAGTGCATTGATTCAATTGTTGAAAAAATCCTTACACCTCCAGCAAAG GTCTCATGGTCCTACACTTATACTAGACCTGGTTACAGCAAAAAGCAACACCATTCTGTTCCAAAGGATTGGTGGACAGAGGATATATCAGACCTTGATGTAGACCTGTTTCGGTGTATAATTACTGCTGTTGCATCAACGTACATGCTGCCACCGCAGCTCATTGGTGAAGCTTTGCACGTCTATGCTTGTCGTTGGCTGCCAGACACCACGAGACCGCCTCCACAAACAGATGAGCAATTTGTGGAGAAGAATCGAAGAATTGTTGATACCATTGTCAGTATGATTCCTGGAGATAAGAGAGCAGTTTGTGTTGGATTCTTGCTAAGGCTTCTTATAGTTGCAAATTACTTAGGAGTGTCTCCAGTGACAAAGACAGAACTATTAAGGAGGTCCAGTCTACAACTCCAAGAGGCAACAGTGAATGACCTGATTTCTCCATCACACTCGCCCACTGACCCAGAATTTTACGATATTGACTTGGTTGTGGCAGTTTTACAAAGTTTCTTGGTGCTGTGGAGAAGACAATCCCCTGCagctgcttctgcttctgaATCAAACGGCAGCAGCGCCCAGTTTTTGGGAACAATGAGAAAGGTTGGGAAGCTCATCGATTCTTACCTTCAAGTCGTTGCCAGGGATGCCAACATGCCAGTTTCAAAACTGGTATCTCTGGCCGAAGCTTTGCCAGATATTGCAAGGGAAGACCATGACGACATTTACAAGGCTATTAACATTTATCTAAAG GAGCATGGTGATCTGAGCAAGGCAGACAAGAAGCGCCTCTGCCGCATTTTAGACTGCCAGAAGTTGTCGCCCGAGGTACGCGCTCATGCTGTGAAAAATGAGCGGCTACCATTGAGGACTGTTGTGCAAGTCCTCTTCTTTGAACAAGACAGAGACAGAGCTTCCAACTCCAAGGCAGCAGCAACTCATGATCATCATCATAAACATAAACTACTGCCACTTATGCCCTCCCAGTCCCAGTCCCAGGAGCTCTTTTCCACAGGAAAACAAACAGTTCCAACTAGCAGAGAATTAGATATTCATAATGGTCATGGTCATGGACATGGTAAGCTAAAACTGGGAGCAGCAGATCATCATGATAAATTCACTAGTAGTAGAGGGGATCACAGCACAAGAAGAACCAATGTTGCTGGAAAGAAAGATTATCCGCTGCATTTGCAAACAAAAAGATCAGATGGAAAGTTTCCCGTGGGAACCGAAAGAAAGATTGTTAGCTCAACAGAAATACAAGACCAAGTAGAACATCAACTAGAAACGGGATCTGGGAGCAAGTTGGATGCTAAGAAGATGATACAAAGGGGAAGTAGATCGGACCATGGCCGCGACAAAGGCAAAGATAGATAG